Within the Chlorocebus sabaeus isolate Y175 chromosome 19, mChlSab1.0.hap1, whole genome shotgun sequence genome, the region CACGCAGGCCCCAGCTAgcagcagcccaggctggaggacctCTTGCTTTCCTGGGTCTCAGGTGGACTCCCTTCCATTCCTATAAGGAGGTGAGAAGTAATTCAGCATCAACCAAGAATCCTGTAGCTGACACTGGGCAGGGGATGCCGGCCCTGAGAGTCAGAGCTGTGAGCTGAAGCTCCTGGCCCTGTTGTTCAAGGCCTGAATGACTTGACACAGGCCAAGAGGCTGAGGGGCATTCCAGGCACTGGAACAGAGTGGGCAAAGTTGCAGACTGGGAGAGCCGGGGCCAGGACACATCTGCAGGGCCTGGGATGCCCAGCCTGGGCCATGAGAACCAAATGGATGCCCATGAGGTCCATGTGTCAGGAGAACAGGGAGGGCTAGGGAGGGGCTCTCACCTGGCAGGTGGGATCAGAGAGGCTACAggtccgaggctgcagtgacaccCTGAGAGGAGGGTCAAGGGATAGGAGAGGGCCACAAGTTCAGGAAATGGCAGGGTCTCGGGTGACAGGAGGATGGTGCATGTGGATTTTAGGCCTCCAGTCTGCTCCCCAGCCCAACCCAGCCACATCTATACGCACGGATTAGTTCTCCATCGCCGACCTGGAGCCGGGCACTGCTCCGCCGCTCCAGGTCCTGCAGCACCGACTGCTCGAATGCCAGGGCGGCTACACGGCTGAAGAATGCCTTCACGTTCTCGCCTGTGGGCTCACAAGACAGCCAGGGCCTCATCAGTGTTTGTCCTTGCCCCTTAATGCATCTGGGTGTGAAAGCCAGGCCAGCCCACCTTCAGGTTGGCGCGTAGCCCTTTCTAGAGCACCCTGACAGTAACAGTGACCACGGGAGGGCAGAGCCCTACCCAGTCACGTGGGCAGCACAGTGCCAGGGGCAGGGTCCACTGGCCTAGCTTCCCACCTGGCTCCAGCCTCCCTACTCCCACCCCACTGCCTGCTTGGGCCACTCCCTCAAACTTCTGAGCCTTTGCTTCCCAGCATCTCCTCTTCCAATCACATGCTAATATGGCCCAGGTGTTGGAACATGTGGAACTCAGGAGAGACATATGCCTGCCCTCCTGTCACTTTCCATACCTGTCCGGTGGGGCTGTGAGGATTGAATTGCTGTCAGCCCCCACACGGAGCCTTTATGCATCCTCCTCCAGGTAGAGGTGGCTGCCCATCAGAGAGCAGGCCAGTTTCCAGCCCTTAACATGCACACTGCCCTTGTGCAGCCAGCAACCTGCACAACCACACAGGGCAGTCCTGCTTTGCCCATAGTGAGCTGTTGGTGAACTTACTGTTACTCTGATAAAGGAGGGAGGGTTCTCACAGAGCAGTTGTCACTGTCGGGAAGGAGCAGTGGAAGGCACTGCCAGTTGTTTGTGTTGGGTGGGAAGTGGTGCTTCTACTTGTGACGCCAACCCTCAGTGCTCACCCAGTCTCCGACTAGATATCTGCTGTCCCCTCTTACACAGGGTAAAGACTACTGGGCCCAATTCCTGAGTCCCTAGAGCCTTGGgggcctattatgtgccaggccctgagtATGACTTCATTTCATCCCCCAACAACCTGTGTTTTCCGTCTGCTCTTCGTGtctttggattttgttttcctCAGTAAATACACATGGCTTTCGTAATTTAAAACGTATTTTCACAAAAAAGGGAGATGGATGGCATCACCTGCTTCCCAGATGAGGAGATGGAGGTTCAAAGATGCTGGGCATCTTGCCTTGGACTGGGGGCCCAGTATGGCCAGGGACAGACCCGGTGGGAAGTGGGTTCAGTGAGAGCTGGGGTCTGTGAGCCACAGTGATACTGGAAGGGGTGGAGCCCCTGTCACTGGGCCCTTCTCTATGCCAGATGATGTCACATGCCTGGCATTTCAGGGCCAGAGGCGGGACAGTGCAGTGGTTACAGGTGAGAGTGTGTTTGGATCCTGGCCCTGCCACCCTGTGACCCTGGAAGTTACTTCACAGGCATAAAATGGAACCTGCCTCATGAGTAGTTATGGGGTTGCCTTGGAGAACGGGCCAGCACAGCAAGACACAGGGTTGGAGTCACTATTCCCCCATCTGTGGGGCAGGCCTCCCAGCCTCCTTCTAGAGATGAGGCAGCTCCTCTTAGTCAATGCAAGACGATGCCAGGCACCAGCACAGCAGGGCTGTGATGCCAGTGTGCACAGGGCCACAGAGGGAACAGACGGCTGGCTGCAGAGGGAAATGCTGCATGGCAGGCCCCATGGGACTGGCCCGAGAGCCGGGCTCTGCCCCACCATGCTGACAGCCCCAGCCCACTCACCGGTCTTGGCCGACACCGACCAGTACTCGGCCTGCATCTCCTTGGCCAGGTGCACGGCCTCTGCTTCGACCTGCTCACATGCCGCTCCTGACTGAGAGAAACAGCCCTCGTTGACCCAGCATCCCGGGCTCTCTTGCAGGGAGGCCCCGGGGATAGGCCGCTGCCTGCTTCCCACTGTGCCGCCTCCCTCCCCTGCCACGGCTCCTCCAATGAGGGCTGAAAGGGAAGGCATTTTCCCAAGGGCCACCCAGACCTCCAATGCCACTCTGCTCACCAGAAGGTCCTTCTTGGTTCCCACGAGGAAGATGAAGCAGGAGCCTGCCTCGTTCTCCCTCAGAGCATCTTCCAGCCACTGCCTGGAGTGCAAGGGGGAGAGGCTGAGAGATTCacccatcctcccacttcaaacAGGGGGCAGAGAGCACACTTAGGACCTCCCCAGGGCTGGGGTGCTGGGCTGGGAGGGACAAGGAGGGCTTCCTGGCCCACACTGGCTGAGAGGATGCTGCACCTCCAGCCAGAAGGGCCTTAGCTGGACCCAAAGGGGTGGGAATACCAGAGCCCTGGCTGGAGGTGGTGAAGACCCCTCCTGGCCCCCCTCTGGCCTCTCCCAGTGAGACCCTGCATGAGTCCTGCACGTTTATCAACTAGAACTGTCACCCCCGCCTCCCTCACGGGGTTTGGAAGATGCTGGGTGCGAATGCCCCAGACCAAGGTAAGGCGAGAGGGCTGTGCTCCAGTAGCTGCCCAATTCCTAGCAGAAGTAGATGGCTTCTTGAATGGGTCACATTGCCAATTCTCTCTTCTCGAGACTGCAAGTGCCAAATTCATGTCCCTTCAAAGACTGGCTATACAGTTTTCAGGGCCCAGAGTGAACTGAACATGTGAGGCACCTCATTCAAAAAGTATCAGGACTTGCAACACGGCAAAGGCAGAGTATTGAAGCAGGCTGGGGCCCCTCTAAGCATGCGCCTGGGGCGGCTGTGCTGGGCTCACACTCATGTGCTGACCCCTCCAGAATAAATGGGGACAAATCTCTAGGGTTAAAGGCAGCTGGACAGTAAGTGGCCTGTGGGCAGCTGGTTCTGACAAGGGGCCCGGTCACTCACACCCATCATGGGGTCAGGGTCCACTGGCCGGGCTCTGGGAGCCCTTCCAGGTAGCTTCCTGAGCCCAGGGAGACTGCAGGGGCCACAGAGCCCAGACTTACCTGGTGTGCTCCAGGGTCTTTACGTCAGTGAGGTCAAAGGCCGTGATGATCACTGGACACCCAGAAAAAGCCAACAGCCAATCAGTGCCAGGTGAGGCGGGCAAGGGGGCTCCCCAGGAGGTGCCCAGCTCCCAAGGAACTGCCAGGGCAGCCCCCCAGGCACTCAGCACCGGAACCTCCTACAGTGAAGGCTGAGGAGGAGATACCCCATGGCTGTCCCCACCAGGACCCTCCAGCCTGCACCCGGAAGCCCAGCCTCAGTGTGGGATCCAGGGAGGCAGGACACGGTGGGCATGGAGCGAGCGCATGGGCTTTAGCGTCAGACACCCTCTGCCACTTACGGCGAAGGGAGCTCAGGTGAGGGCCTTAACTGCTGAGAGCCTCAGTTTcgccatctgtaaaatggtgaggATGAGACCTCTAGCtctcagggttgctgtgaggattaaacaagagcagccattttaaaaagctgttagTCCAGGGCCCGACACAGGGCCAACTTTCAACCAATGGCAGCTACAGCAGTGATGCTTTGCAACAACCCACTTTAGCGAAACAACTTCCAGGGAACCAGGTGGGCAGAAAACCGGGAGATGCAGCCCAGGCCCTCAGCTCCTCTCATCACTAGCCGTACCCCGGTCCTGTTGGGGTCCTGAGGGGACCCCCATGTGGAGGACATTACAGGCAAATGCTCTCTACTGCCCCCAGGGGTGTGACCAGGGCCGGACAGGGGCTTCCTCTGCACCTTGGCTTAAGGCTTCAGGGAGACCCACACCCCTTCCAAGGCAgatgggaagagaaaggaaggggaaaactGAGGATAGGGATGACAGCAGCCAGGCTGCCATGTGTAGAGGTGGGCCGGGCGCCTCACACCTCTTATTCCAGGGGAATTCCAGGGGACCAGGGGAGAAGCATCCTGTCGAGAAGAGAGGCCCGAAGAGGCAAAGGGCGCAGGAGGCCATGCAGCCAGGGCAGAGCTGGAGCTCCAACCCACAGCTGAGGGCTGCATGGTTTGTTcctatttttgcttcttttaagtctaaaataaaatgttgtaacTTTTTCACCACTACCGAGTAGACATAACGGTGCCTTATaatttgagtctggttttggATACTTTTGAGGTTCTCTCACATCTCCCACTGAAATccatttctgtcttcttcctgAGAAGGTGGGGTAGGCGATAGGAGCTTATGCTGCCGCCCCCTGCTGACGGTGAGCCCTGCCCAGCACCACCTGGCTGCCCTTGGCCATGGAAGTGGTGGGCACCCAGCTCTGCTGGCCCCCACGTGGGACCTGCCAGTCCTCCCGAGGTCCCCCTTTCACACCTCCTCCCTGGCCCAGCCCCCTCTGCTAAGACAAGACAAGCCTCCTCCCACCTGCCCCTGGAGTCCAGTGCtgcccttctctgagcctctggaaAAGCACTTTCATCTCTGACCATCTTTATGAGCTGAAACTGGGGCTGAGACTTAAAGCCAGCACCCACTATCACAGGGTCCTTAAAGGGTGTGATCGCCAAGGTCAGCCAGGGCCTGGGGATGAAGGCAGCTTCCCTGTTCCCAAGTAGTGGCCTAGGGGTTTTCTCAGTGGGTCTCGGAGGATGGAAAACGGGTGCCTGTGCAGAGAACTTGGGATTCCCACTGTGGAGCCTGGCAGAGACCCCACTGCTGCACGCGGTCAAGAGCCCCGACGTGACATGTTGCTCACCCTGGGCGCCCCGGTAGTAGGCAGATGCGATACACTTGAACTTCTCCTGCCCAGCTGTGTCCCAGCTGTGAGGTGggtgagaaagaaagggaaatgatgTCAGGTTACACAATCACAGTGTCTTGAGCCAACAGATTACGGGACCATGGGAGGGAGACCCTAAGGGCCTCTGCCAGCTGCATGGGCTTCAGGAAGTGCCTGTTGTGAGCCAGCTGTCCCTACCCTCAGCTCCTTATGATCCCTTCCTAGGGTGCCCCCAGTGGACTTCTCTCATTCCTAGTGGAGTGGGGTATGGCATTAGTTGTTCTGCTGCCTGGATGGAGTTGCAGCTCACTCCCTTCTGAATGAGACATTAAAATGGAACATATGGCCCAAGACATGCCTCACTCTGAAGATGTAGCAGTCCACTTGTAGAGAAGGCTCTGTGAATGGCACTGGGGCTCCAGGCTGGGCCTCCAGCagtggctctgccacttgcttgGGTGTGACTGGGGCATTGCTTCACCTTCCACACTGTAGGTCCCAAAGTAGGGGTTGGGGATACCTAACAGGGGAGCAACAGGTGGGTCTCAGCAGTTAGCTCCAGCTCTTTGGAGCACAGTAGTGAGAATAAATTAGAAGCTAAGCCCTGGCTCCATGGAAAGGAGTACAACAGTCGATTAATGATGTCTGCCATGGGCACAGTCTAGAAGAGGGGAAAGAGCACCTACTGAGATCTACCCGCCCTGGTTTAGAACAAAGCAGGGAGTCACTATGCAGGGCTGAGTCTGAAAATTCTTCCCCAATTCATCGCTTTTTAAGGTCAACAGATCAAAATTGAACTTTTCTCAATAAACTGCAAAGTAGACAAATTACAAACAAGACATCAatggtctgaattttttttcttttctttctttttttttttttttttgaggtggagtttcactcttgttgcccaggctagagtaaaatggcgtgatcttggctcactgcaacctccgcctcccaggttcaagcaattctcttgcctcagcctcccaggtagctgggattacaggcatggaccaccatgcctggctaattttgtatttttagtagagatgaggtttctccatgttggtcaggctggtctcaaactccagaccaccttggcctcccaaagtgctgggattacaggtatgagccaccatgcctggccatggtCTGAATTTTTTTCAAGGGATCCATCATGACACTGAAGGTTTGGgcttcattctttcattaattctttcatattttctttcatttctgaagactCTGGGGGAGGAGCTGGTGGTGGTGGCCTAGAGATGAGCCCATGGGGAGGCTGGCGAAGGCCTCAATGTAAGACaatgagaggctgagtcaggacaGTGTCTCTGTTTTGTTCAGGGCCCTCTAATGAGATACGGCCTGTGGTCACATGGGTGAGCCCAGCCCCTAGCCAGTCTTTCCCAACTCCGCCTGGGCTACCCCTTCCAGCCCTTTGCTCTTCTCAGCTCTCTGGATCCCTCAGTCCTGCAGCCTTGCGttctcccagcctcctttgcTCTTGACTGACCTGTACTCTCCCTTGGGCGAGATCTGTTATCCTCCATCTCCAGGGCTTTGCTGGGGCTGTGGAAGTTCTGAGAGAAGGGGGCACTATCTTGACAGAGTTAGGAGCTGACATCCACAGGATCTGAAGGCTCAGTCCAGGCAGGGCATGGAGGATTGAGGAACCAACTCAGGCACCAGGAAGGAGCTTGGGGAATGCCAGCAGGCAAGTGGAGATGGGGGGCAGGGCCAGCCATGTAGGGGAACATGGAAGGGTCTCACAGGAGAGTAGAGGTGAGGGCCCGGGCCCAGGCAGGCCTGTAGCATTCTCCAGGTGCTGGGGCAGAGGGAAGGTGCCCAGCTGGGGTGGGAGAGGGTAAGCCCTGGGCCACTCAGaaggaaggcagaggaaagggCTGAGGCCAGTGGGGGCCATCGCGAGTCAGACTCCCAGGGCCTAGCAAGGAAGACAAACAgaagtgggctgggcatggtggctcacacctgtaatcccagcactttgggaggctgaagcgggtggatcacttgaggtcaggagtttgagatcagtctagccaacatggtgaaaccctgtctctactgaaaatacaaaaacaaaatagttgggtgtgggggtgcacaactgtagtcctacttgggaggctgaggcaggagaatcgcttgaagtggaggtggcaatgagccgagattgcgctactgcactccagccggggtaacagtgcaagactctatctcaaaaaaaaaagacagaagtggAAGGAAAGCAAGGCAGGGGAGAGGGAGTGAAGGCTTCCGTGTGAGGAAGAAGACGAGTGCCTCAGACCTGAGGAAGGATGTGGTGCTGTGGACTCCATCTCAGCCCTCCTTGCCCAAGCCTGGCACGCAGGGACTGGATTtgaccccattttacaggtgggaacAGAGGCTCAGAGCTCAGAAGTGACCTGCTGGAGGCCACTCTGCTGGCCTGGTGAGTGGGATCACAGGAGGCCCAGGTCAGGGAGGGACTGGAGCCAGGGCCTCGAGAGGAGCAGGGTGGGGATTGGGGAGGTCATGGGCAGGTGAGCAGGTCAGGCTGTGGGCATCTTCCCCAGAGCCAATGACCAAAATGAGACAACTTTGGGACTGATGGAGCATCTGGGGGTTCTGGGAGCTGGGAAGCTGAGTGTCACACAACACCCCCAGGCTCTGCTTGTCTAGACCAGTCCTCCTTGACATGGACACAGCGCAGGAGCTCCCCAACTCCTTTCTCAGGTGCCCCTAGGAAGCCGCCCATGAGTCATGGGGGAAACAGAGACTTACATCTGGAGGCTATAGGGAATTCCAGCAATCTCAAAGCGCTCAATTTCAAAGTCCACCCCAATGGTGGCCTTGTAGTCTCGGTCAAAAACGTTCTTGCAAAACCTGTGGGAGATAAAGAAGTTGTCACAGGGGATGTACTCACAGAAATGTGCCCGGAAGCTTCACTTGTGACAGTGAAGGTCTTTAGGCAAATAAGGTCCACTTTCCATCAGGAAGTGATGGTCCACACAGACCACAGGTGGGCAGGGCAGCCAGCAAGGACAAGGTGGGGAAAGGGAGGCTGCAGGAGCTCGGAAGGCAAGCTGCGAGTTAGAAACTGAGCGAAACTGAGCAGCCATTTGCAGGGAGGGCAGTAGAGGGGAGAGCCCTGGCCCCAGGGGGACAGTCTGACAAGCGCCAGGTTCCTGGGATGCCACAATGTCTGCCTAGCCCTGCCATCTCCCCGATTTCTTGTACCCCCTCTTATCTGGCTCCCAGTAGGTTGAGGCCCAGCAGTTCCTGGAAACCACATGGTTTCCACTATGTTGATACTATCTGGGCCACCCAGGCAAAGGTATGACAACCTAGTGCTGAGGGAGGTGGCGGACGGGGCAGAGGAAGCCTTGTACCTGTGGATGAGGCTGGTCTTCCCCACGTAGAGATCGCCAACCACCACCACCTTGGAGAGTTTGAGCCTGTGAGAAATATGGCCGTGTTGCCCTCGGGCATGCCTTCCGGGGTACACTCACAGCCCCTTCCTTCCTTGAGCTCTCTGCTGGTGAGACACCCCTCACTCCTGGACACAGGATGGGCCACCCTGCCAAAACACTGTGTTCTCCTTCCACAGTACCAGAGGGGAGACGGGAGAGGCTGGGGACTCTGCTGCCCCTAGACCTGCACCTCTCACCACATTTGGTCAAAGTCCCCATCCTGAGAATTAGGAATGGGCATAACAAAAGGCCAAGTCACAGGAGgagggggcagaggcagggggcCAGGGTGTGGCTGTGGTAACCAACCAGTAGCCATGGGCATGTCTATGCTGTGGGGGAGCTGTGCTGGGGTGCAGACACATGGTCCATGTGCAGGGAGACCCCAGCACAAGGGACGGGCAGCCCCTCACCCTCCTATGCACCCCCTGGGGTTGTGCACCCATGTGGGTTCTGGCCTCTTGCAAGCAGGCACTCCCTGACCATGACACCACCGTGCCCTGCTCACTTAGAGGTATCTGTAAGGGTCAGACAGGCCAAGGGGCACACCCTGAACAGGACTCAGGCTCTATACATCTGGGCTGTGGCTTGAGGCGAATCGGCTCTGAGGTTCTTGGGCTCTCTGGGGGTCACGGCTCCCCAAGAGCAGCCGCCACCCTCACCCTTTGTGTGTGTACTACACTGTGCAGAGGCGTTTCTCGggctgtttattatttttttagagacggggtctcactgtgttgcccaggctaatctcaaactcctgggcttgagtgatcctcccacctcaacctcctgagtaactgggactacaggtaccacTGTTCCAGCTTCCCAGGACTATTGACAACACCTTAGAGTTTTTACAGCTCATCCCAAAGGAGGCAAACGGTCACAGCAACCAACCTGGGTAAATATCTGACAGGCACTTCCTCTGCCTGCAGACAGCAAGAGGGAACCACTGTGTCACCTGGTGACCTGGGCTGCAGGTCACCTCGCCAGGtccatgagagcagggactgTGTCTACCCTGCTCCCAGAGGGCCCTTTCGTTCTGACTCCATTTCTCCTATGAATGAGTAAAGGTATTGACAAGGTCTTGCAGCAGGTACCCTCTGATCCTCAGTCTCCCCACCTCCAGTGCTGCCATAAGGGGTCAGGGAGATCATTTGCGTGAAGCACCTGATATGGCACCAGCATTCCCCAACAGATGCCGTTACTCTCATTCCACCACCATGGCCACCTCGGCCATTCTGATCTCAGCTCTGCCTCACCCACTCTGCAGTTTGGTAACCTCTAGCTGTGCTCTGTGGCAGCCTCATCACACCTGTGTGACCCCTGTGAGCTCAGCCAACTCCCTGAGCAGACTATGAGCTCCTAAGGAAGAGGGGCAAAAGCAGGCCCTTGTACCTATCTGTTAAAAGAAGGAATGACTATTTCACAATCCCTGTGccggtggtggcaggtgctgccACGGCAGGAACAGGGCAGAC harbors:
- the RAB36 gene encoding LOW QUALITY PROTEIN: ras-related protein Rab-36 (The sequence of the model RefSeq protein was modified relative to this genomic sequence to represent the inferred CDS: inserted 1 base in 1 codon), which codes for MVITGASWMLGRAXVSPTQTPPTTSAIRVARRSRAALVAMVITATGSDGPGSAEPQLSQPPVTRSRRPLPTLLPLPELCHASQPSKDSGRMRSSLTPLGPPVSRDRVIATFPKWYTPEACLQLREHFHRRVSAACQRRNTGTVGLKLSKVVVVGDLYVGKTSLIHRFCKNVFDRDYKATIGVDFEIERFEIAGIPYSLQIWDTAGQEKFKCIASAYYRGAQVIITAFDLTDVKTLEHTRQWLEDALRENEAGSCFIFLVGTKKDLLSGAACEQVEAEAVHLAKEMQAEYWSVSAKTGENVKAFFSRVAALAFEQSVLQDLERRSSARLQVGDGELIRMEGSPPETQESKRSSSLGCC